The Fibrobacter sp. UWR2 DNA segment TCCTTGGGGATGTTGACGCGGTTCTCGTCGATCTTGATGGTTTCGGTGAGCTGGTACACGCCGTAGTAGGACTTGTTGATGTAGAGCTCCACGAAGGCGTTACGCGGGGTGTAGTAGAGGCCGAGCGCGGAGGAGAGCTTGAACATCAGGAAGTTCTTGAGCATGCTCTTGTCGGCGTAGTTGGCGATGAGGGCCCAGTCCCTGTTGGCGGGCATGTCGAGGATGGGTTGCTTTTGGGCGAACTCGATCTTGTAGCTTTTTTTGGGCATGTCCCAGGAGGAATTGCCGCGCCCTCGGATGGTGAGGGCGGTGATGTCGCCTTCGGGGGCGGTGGCGCCCCAGATTTGCGCGCGCGCGGGGACTTCGGTTTCGCAGTCGGCGATGGCTCGGTGATTCGCTGTCTCGATGACGAGGCGCGGGAGGCCTGCGTAGGGGTAGTTTGTGTCGTCGAGGGGGATGTAGTCGAGTTCGGGGTGCTCGTAGGGGGATGTGGGCTCGCCGTTGCTGCAGGCGATGAAGAGCGCCGGCAGGAGGAAGGCGAGCGCGGGGAGCGCACGCGTTAGTGCTGGCGCGGATAAAGCCGCGCCGGGGCGGCGCGCTATTGCTGGCGCGGGGATGCTTATTGCTGGCGCAGGGATGCTTATTGCTGGCGCAGAGATGCTTGTTGCTGGCGCAGGGATGCTTATTGCTGGCGCGGGGATGCTTATTGCTGGCGCGGGGATGCTTATTGCTGGCGCAGGGATGCCTATTGCTGGCGCGGGGATGCTTATTGCTGGCGCAGGGATGCTTATTGCTGGCGCAGATATGCCCCGCAGGGTGGGCATGCGCGAGAATAGCGGCGCGCATAGCGCGCCGAGAATGCGCGCTGGAGCCAGGATGCGGGTGAATATGTGGCGTGCCGCGGTCATATACAGGCTAAAAATAAGTAAAAGTTGGCAAAAGTGGAGTGGCGCGGCACAAACGTTAGGTGATTGCTTGTGAATGAGGGGCGAATGCTCGCTAACGGGTGGTAGAAGCTGGCGAACGGGTGGTGGATGCACGTGGACAAGTGATAAATGCCCGCGAACAAGTGATAAATGCCCGCGAACAAGTGTCGGGCGGGCGCTGGTGCTATTGTTTGAGCTGTTTAATGATGGTTTTGTTGTGTTTTTGGCGGCTTTTGGGTGGGTGCGACAGACTAAATGCGTGGGGGTGGCGATTTAGTCCGTAAAATTTTGACCGCTGGTGCGCCGCGGGGGTGCTTTTTGGCGATGCTTTACGGACTAAAGTGGAGGGGGTCATGATTTAGTCCGTA contains these protein-coding regions:
- a CDS encoding CotH kinase family protein, which produces MTAARHIFTRILAPARILGALCAPLFSRMPTLRGISAPAISIPAPAISIPAPAIGIPAPAISIPAPAISIPAPAISIPAPATSISAPAISIPAPAISIPAPAIARRPGAALSAPALTRALPALAFLLPALFIACSNGEPTSPYEHPELDYIPLDDTNYPYAGLPRLVIETANHRAIADCETEVPARAQIWGATAPEGDITALTIRGRGNSSWDMPKKSYKIEFAQKQPILDMPANRDWALIANYADKSMLKNFLMFKLSSALGLYYTPRNAFVELYINKSYYGVYQLTETIKIDENRVNIPKEGNSYLAELDFNHKDDDPFVTTSLEMPIRIHSPKNASDSVIAAFSKQIDNFESYLVNRQTSDSVGLEKWLAVDDYIKHFWIQEFSRNNDAAFYSSIYFSWIENGPIRMGPVWDFDLAFGGHKIDSLNTPEGWLARDLLWNHFLFKDSSFVSRLNNFWAQNRHQFAAVLDTIDVYSSALAMAAGNNYRRWDVLTTTYADAIDELKAWIQRRSAWIDQQVLPGE